One Flavobacterium sp. 90 DNA segment encodes these proteins:
- a CDS encoding 4-hydroxyproline epimerase: MPRKTFFCVDAHTCGNPVRVVAGGGPNLVGNNMSEKRQHFLKEYDWIRKGLMFEPRGHDMMSGSILYPPSNPENDFGILFIETSGCLPMCGHGTIGTITIAIEEGLVTPKIPGKIKMEAPAGLVQIEYQQTGKKVDWVRLTNVKSYLAAEGLTIDCPELGEIVFDVAYGGNYYAIVDPQNNFSGIQDFTAGKIVQYSQEVRKRINEKYPNMFIHPENDTIRDVSHMLWTGDPIDPTSSGRNAVFYGDKAIDRSPCGTGTSARIAQLHAKGKLKKGEDYIHESFIGSKFIGRVEEETSIGDIKAIVPSIQGWAKVYGYNNIIIDEDDDPYAFGFQVI; this comes from the coding sequence ATGCCAAGAAAAACCTTTTTTTGTGTTGATGCACATACGTGCGGAAATCCGGTAAGAGTTGTCGCTGGTGGTGGTCCCAATTTGGTTGGAAACAACATGAGCGAAAAAAGACAACATTTTTTAAAAGAATACGACTGGATTCGTAAAGGACTTATGTTTGAGCCTCGCGGTCATGACATGATGAGTGGAAGTATTTTGTATCCGCCAAGTAATCCTGAAAATGATTTCGGAATTTTATTTATCGAAACTTCGGGTTGTTTGCCAATGTGCGGACATGGAACCATCGGAACCATAACAATTGCGATTGAAGAAGGATTGGTTACACCGAAGATTCCCGGAAAAATTAAGATGGAAGCGCCGGCAGGACTTGTTCAGATCGAATACCAACAAACCGGTAAAAAAGTAGATTGGGTAAGATTGACGAATGTAAAATCATATTTGGCAGCCGAAGGCTTAACGATTGATTGTCCGGAATTAGGCGAGATTGTTTTTGATGTGGCATATGGAGGAAATTATTATGCGATTGTAGATCCGCAAAATAATTTCTCTGGAATTCAGGATTTTACAGCCGGAAAAATTGTTCAGTACAGTCAGGAAGTGCGCAAACGCATTAATGAGAAATATCCAAATATGTTTATTCATCCTGAAAACGATACGATTCGCGATGTAAGTCATATGTTGTGGACAGGAGATCCTATCGATCCAACTTCTTCAGGACGAAATGCCGTTTTTTATGGCGACAAAGCAATCGATCGTTCACCATGCGGAACCGGAACTTCGGCAAGAATTGCACAGCTTCACGCTAAAGGGAAACTAAAAAAAGGAGAAGATTATATACACGAAAGTTTTATTGGAAGTAAGTTTATTGGCAGAGTCGAAGAAGAAACTTCGATAGGCGATATCAAAGCCATTGTACCAAGTATTCAGGGTTGGGCAAAAGTTTACGGTTACAACAATATCATTATTGATGAAGATGATGATCCGTATGCTTTTGGTTTTCAAGTGATTTAA
- a CDS encoding aldehyde dehydrogenase (NADP(+)) encodes MTTGKNYIGDVLSAKGKTTYKTINPELNSENETVFYEATAEEISEAVALAEEAFKTYGTIADVKKADFLDAIAEEIEALGEDLLTTYIQESGLPAGRANGERGRTTGQLRAFATMLREGSWVEAIINKTEGKPDIRRLQIPIGPVVVFGASNFPLAFSTAGGDTASALAAGSPVIVKSHPLHAGTGELVASAVIKAAKRTGMPNGVFSNLNSSGVEVGVALVEHPSIKGVGFTGSIKGGTALCKIAANRAIPIPVYAEMGSINPVLILPSALKLESEKWAKNYAASIVAGTGQFCTNPGLILGIKSAELDNFITILALETDKLDPTCMLHPNIKKQYESLKSEVLGQEGYTQETSLEKEVKPNYALQNIIAVDGETFLKNKTFHKEVFGPFSVVVKCDDVQQLNTIIAELEGQLTGTVLNADLQEWDNFKETIENLKNKVGRLIFNNVPTGVEVCSGMTHGGPFPASSDSKFTSVGLTAVKRWVRPVTFQDWPDQLLPNALQDKNPLNITRTVNDILTKNAI; translated from the coding sequence ATGACTACAGGAAAAAATTATATTGGAGATGTGCTTTCCGCGAAAGGTAAAACGACTTACAAAACAATAAATCCCGAATTAAATTCGGAGAATGAAACTGTTTTTTATGAAGCTACAGCCGAAGAGATTTCTGAAGCTGTAGCATTGGCCGAAGAAGCTTTTAAAACTTACGGAACAATTGCAGACGTAAAAAAAGCAGATTTCCTTGATGCTATTGCCGAGGAAATCGAAGCTTTGGGCGAAGATTTACTAACGACTTACATTCAGGAATCAGGACTTCCGGCAGGAAGAGCAAATGGCGAACGCGGCAGAACAACCGGACAACTTAGAGCATTTGCAACCATGCTTCGCGAAGGTTCATGGGTTGAAGCGATCATCAATAAAACAGAAGGAAAACCGGATATTAGAAGATTACAGATTCCAATAGGACCAGTTGTCGTTTTTGGAGCAAGTAATTTTCCGCTTGCATTTTCTACTGCTGGTGGCGATACCGCGAGCGCATTGGCAGCGGGTAGTCCTGTAATAGTAAAATCACATCCGCTTCATGCTGGAACAGGCGAATTAGTAGCTTCGGCTGTTATAAAAGCAGCCAAAAGAACTGGAATGCCAAATGGTGTTTTCTCAAACCTAAACAGCAGTGGTGTTGAGGTTGGAGTAGCGTTGGTAGAACATCCGTCTATAAAAGGAGTTGGTTTTACCGGAAGTATAAAAGGAGGAACAGCACTTTGCAAAATTGCAGCCAATAGAGCTATTCCAATTCCGGTTTATGCTGAAATGGGAAGTATAAATCCTGTGCTTATTTTACCTTCGGCTTTAAAACTAGAAAGTGAAAAATGGGCTAAAAATTATGCTGCTTCAATCGTAGCAGGAACAGGACAATTTTGTACAAATCCGGGACTTATTTTAGGAATAAAAAGCGCTGAGTTAGATAATTTTATTACTATTTTAGCTTTAGAGACAGATAAATTAGACCCAACTTGTATGCTGCATCCGAATATAAAAAAGCAATACGAAAGTCTAAAATCAGAAGTGCTTGGGCAAGAAGGATATACGCAGGAAACCAGTTTAGAGAAAGAGGTAAAACCAAATTATGCATTGCAAAATATAATTGCGGTTGATGGAGAAACCTTCTTAAAAAACAAAACATTTCACAAAGAAGTTTTTGGGCCTTTTTCTGTAGTGGTCAAATGTGATGATGTGCAGCAGCTTAACACCATTATTGCGGAGTTGGAAGGACAATTGACAGGAACAGTTTTAAATGCTGATTTGCAAGAATGGGACAATTTCAAAGAAACAATCGAAAACCTTAAAAATAAAGTCGGACGATTGATTTTTAATAATGTTCCAACAGGAGTAGAAGTTTGTTCCGGAATGACTCACGGCGGACCTTTTCCTGCAAGTTCCGACAGTAAATTTACTTCTGTAGGATTAACAGCGGTTAAAAGATGGGTTCGTCCGGTAACTTTTCAGGATTGGCCGGATCAATTATTACCAAACGCTTTACAGGACAAAAATCCTTTAAATATTACCAGAACTGTAAACGATATACTAACAAAGAACGCTATATAA
- a CDS encoding S9 family peptidase — protein MGTTSKKISVFLTLSWCLITQAQGTLKEYKKANAVDSLFKNKVINTPKEFHWIGNDYVWYSNNLLKGKEFLLVNTKEQKQAQAFDHNKLGQSLSKFLGKEVKSNDLPIENLEFDKTLSTLVFTTDTTKASCNLKTYEIAKIGPYKKPAKTDDYWGGNFDELGNKPVGSPDSLNVAFIKNYNLYIKNKKTKVETQLSYDGSKGFYYSSYLQWSPNSKEIMAYKVRPGEDHKIYFVESSPADQFQPKLQTRDYLKPGDQLPFKSPQLFAVASKKQISVATDLFQEQYELSGIEWKDDSSAFTFEFNQRGHQVYRVLEVNATTGKVKVIIEETSPTFVDYSGKRYRYDLKKSNEIIWASERDGWNHLYLYDAISGKVKNQITKGNWPVREVLKVDEEKKQIYFTASGLDSDQDPYLLQFCRIDFNGKNFTRLTTENGNHKVTFSPDYKYYVDQYSRVDAAPITVLKSIDSQKTIVELQKADISALQKTGWIAPEVFTAKARDGKTDIWGVIVRPTTFDPNRKYPIIEYIYAGPQDSFVPKNFQPYYWAMSSLAELGFIVVQIDGMGTSNRSKVFHDVCWKNLKDGGFPDRKLWMKAAAAKYPYMNIDKVGIHGTSAGGQNAGAALVFNSDFYDVAVASCGCHDNRMDKMWWNEQWMGYPVGPEYEACSNTANAAQLGGNLMLIVGELDDNVDPASTMQFANALIKANKNFELVTVPGMGHSAGGDFGERKRRDYFVQHLLGVIPPTWEEIYK, from the coding sequence ATGGGAACAACTAGTAAAAAAATAAGTGTATTTTTAACACTTTCATGGTGTTTGATAACTCAGGCTCAAGGAACTTTAAAGGAATATAAAAAGGCAAATGCCGTAGATTCTTTATTTAAGAATAAAGTTATTAATACTCCGAAGGAATTTCATTGGATTGGAAACGATTATGTTTGGTACAGCAATAATCTGCTAAAAGGAAAAGAATTTCTTTTGGTTAATACCAAAGAACAGAAACAAGCACAAGCTTTCGATCATAATAAGTTGGGACAATCTTTATCAAAATTTTTAGGAAAAGAGGTAAAATCAAACGATTTGCCAATTGAAAATTTAGAATTTGATAAAACTTTGTCAACCTTAGTTTTTACAACAGATACAACTAAAGCTTCTTGTAATTTAAAGACGTATGAAATTGCTAAAATTGGACCTTATAAAAAGCCAGCAAAAACAGATGATTATTGGGGCGGTAATTTTGATGAATTGGGAAATAAACCTGTAGGTTCTCCGGATTCTTTGAATGTTGCGTTTATCAAAAACTATAATTTATATATCAAGAATAAGAAAACAAAAGTTGAAACGCAGTTAAGTTACGATGGTTCAAAAGGCTTTTATTATTCTTCGTATTTACAATGGTCGCCAAACAGTAAGGAAATAATGGCTTATAAAGTCAGACCTGGAGAAGATCATAAAATTTATTTTGTAGAGTCAAGTCCGGCAGATCAGTTTCAGCCAAAATTGCAAACCAGAGATTATTTAAAACCTGGAGATCAATTACCATTCAAAAGTCCGCAATTGTTTGCTGTAGCTTCAAAAAAGCAAATTTCGGTTGCTACAGATTTATTTCAAGAACAATATGAGTTGAGCGGAATCGAATGGAAAGACGACAGCAGCGCTTTTACTTTTGAATTTAATCAAAGAGGACATCAGGTTTATCGTGTTTTGGAAGTAAATGCAACAACTGGAAAAGTAAAAGTCATTATAGAAGAAACCAGTCCGACATTTGTAGATTATAGCGGAAAAAGATACCGTTACGACCTTAAAAAAAGCAATGAAATTATTTGGGCTTCGGAACGTGATGGCTGGAATCATTTATATTTATACGATGCCATTTCCGGAAAAGTAAAAAATCAGATTACTAAAGGAAATTGGCCAGTAAGAGAAGTTTTAAAAGTAGATGAAGAAAAAAAACAAATCTATTTTACTGCAAGCGGATTAGACAGCGATCAGGATCCGTATTTATTGCAGTTTTGCCGAATTGATTTTAACGGAAAAAACTTTACCAGATTAACGACAGAAAACGGAAATCATAAAGTAACTTTTTCACCGGATTATAAATATTATGTCGATCAATATTCAAGAGTAGACGCGGCGCCAATTACGGTTTTGAAAAGTATTGATTCTCAAAAAACAATTGTTGAATTACAAAAAGCAGATATTTCGGCATTGCAAAAAACAGGATGGATTGCTCCGGAAGTTTTTACGGCAAAAGCAAGAGATGGCAAAACAGATATTTGGGGCGTTATTGTACGCCCGACAACTTTTGATCCGAATCGTAAATATCCAATTATCGAATATATTTATGCAGGGCCGCAGGATTCATTTGTTCCAAAGAATTTTCAGCCTTATTATTGGGCAATGTCATCGCTGGCAGAATTAGGATTTATCGTGGTTCAGATTGACGGAATGGGAACTTCAAATCGCTCAAAAGTTTTTCATGATGTATGTTGGAAAAACTTAAAAGATGGTGGTTTCCCAGACAGAAAACTTTGGATGAAAGCCGCTGCAGCCAAATATCCTTATATGAATATTGACAAAGTAGGAATTCACGGAACATCTGCGGGAGGACAAAATGCCGGAGCAGCTTTGGTTTTTAACTCTGATTTTTATGATGTTGCCGTTGCATCTTGTGGTTGCCACGATAATAGAATGGATAAAATGTGGTGGAACGAACAATGGATGGGATATCCGGTTGGACCAGAATATGAAGCGTGTTCTAATACCGCAAATGCAGCACAATTAGGCGGAAATTTAATGTTGATTGTGGGAGAATTAGACGATAATGTTGATCCTGCGTCAACGATGCAATTTGCAAACGCTTTAATAAAAGCCAATAAAAACTTTGAGTTAGTAACTGTTCCGGGAATGGGACATTCAGCAGGAGGAGATTTTGGAGAACGTAAGCGAAGAGATTATTTTGTACAGCATTTATTAGGCGTGATTCCGCCAACTTGGGAAGAAATTTATAAGTAG
- a CDS encoding FAD-dependent oxidoreductase: MKKVSIIGGGIIGLCSAYYLAKEGYEVVVFDKSDMSDGCSYGNAGMIVPSHIIPLAQPGMIAQGIKWMFDSQSPFYVKPRLNLDLMKWGLQFYKHANLKHVEKSMPALCNLSLLSKDLYQDFAKQNNSFFYEEKGLLMLYKTEKTGEEIQHEGILAEKLGLEVDFLSKEEVSRLEKGTTTDVIGGVHYKSDAHVYPQKFMQFLKEELSRLNVKIHSQTTVNDFVLKNNQISEIITDKGNFAADEVVLATGSWSPHIAKKLNVNISILPGKGYSFTLNDQSHKPSIPTILCEGKVAVTPMNKDIRFGGTMEITHTNDTKINQNRLQGIVNSINDFYPDLKIEMPKEQDTWFGFRPCTPSGMPVIARDKKLKNLTLVTGHAMMGLSLAPATGKIVEEIISGKKTSVDTQMFQL, translated from the coding sequence ATGAAAAAAGTAAGTATAATTGGCGGAGGAATAATTGGCTTATGTTCAGCTTATTATTTAGCCAAAGAAGGTTATGAAGTCGTTGTTTTCGATAAATCAGATATGAGCGACGGTTGTTCTTACGGAAACGCCGGAATGATAGTTCCATCGCATATAATTCCGTTGGCACAACCCGGTATGATTGCACAAGGAATAAAATGGATGTTTGATAGCCAAAGTCCGTTTTATGTAAAACCAAGATTAAATCTGGATTTAATGAAATGGGGATTGCAATTCTACAAACATGCGAATTTAAAGCATGTAGAAAAATCCATGCCGGCACTTTGCAATTTATCGCTTTTGAGTAAAGACTTGTATCAGGATTTTGCAAAACAAAACAACTCCTTTTTTTATGAAGAAAAAGGGCTTTTAATGCTTTATAAAACCGAAAAAACAGGCGAAGAAATTCAGCACGAAGGAATATTGGCAGAAAAATTAGGCTTAGAAGTTGATTTTTTATCCAAAGAAGAAGTTTCAAGATTAGAAAAAGGAACGACTACAGACGTGATTGGTGGCGTACATTACAAAAGTGATGCGCATGTATATCCTCAAAAATTCATGCAATTCCTTAAAGAAGAATTGAGCAGATTAAATGTAAAAATTCATTCGCAAACTACTGTTAATGATTTTGTTTTAAAGAACAATCAGATTTCAGAAATCATAACGGACAAAGGCAATTTCGCAGCAGACGAAGTAGTTTTGGCAACAGGATCTTGGAGTCCGCATATTGCTAAAAAACTAAATGTAAATATTTCGATTTTACCGGGAAAAGGTTACAGTTTTACACTTAACGATCAAAGTCATAAACCGTCAATTCCGACCATTTTATGCGAAGGAAAAGTAGCTGTAACGCCTATGAATAAAGATATTCGTTTTGGAGGAACAATGGAAATAACGCACACCAATGACACCAAAATAAATCAAAACCGATTACAGGGAATCGTAAATTCAATCAATGATTTTTATCCGGATTTAAAAATCGAAATGCCAAAAGAACAAGATACTTGGTTTGGTTTCAGACCTTGTACGCCTTCGGGAATGCCAGTTATTGCGCGAGATAAAAAACTTAAAAATTTAACTTTAGTTACAGGACACGCCATGATGGGATTAAGTCTGGCTCCTGCAACAGGTAAAATTGTAGAAGAAATTATTTCAGGAAAAAAGACTTCTGTAGACACGCAAATGTTTCAACTTTAA
- a CDS encoding dihydrodipicolinate synthase family protein: MKIKWDGVMPAVTTKFTAEGQLDLVMFEKNIKAQIEAGVNGIILGGTLGEASTLTKEEKEILINNTLRIVEGKIPVIVNIAEQTTSEAITLAKRAEELGVNGLMLLPPMRYKATDYETVVYFKEIAQSTSLPIMIYNNPVDYKIEVTLDMFEELLKLDNIQAVKESTRDISNVTRIRNRFGDRLKVLCGVDTLALESLVAGADGWVAGLVVAYPAETVAIYKLVKAGKVDEAVAIYRWFMPLLELDISPQLVQNIKLAEVATGLGTENVRAPRLPLQGKERERVLSIIDFAMKNRPVLPAYKTI; this comes from the coding sequence ATGAAAATTAAATGGGATGGCGTAATGCCAGCTGTAACAACAAAGTTTACAGCAGAAGGTCAACTGGATCTTGTAATGTTCGAGAAGAATATTAAAGCACAAATTGAAGCTGGAGTTAATGGAATTATACTTGGTGGAACCCTTGGAGAAGCAAGTACATTGACGAAAGAAGAAAAAGAGATTTTAATAAACAACACTTTAAGAATAGTCGAAGGAAAAATTCCGGTTATTGTAAATATTGCAGAGCAAACTACCAGCGAAGCAATTACTCTTGCAAAACGTGCTGAAGAGTTAGGTGTAAATGGTTTAATGCTTTTACCTCCAATGCGATACAAAGCAACTGATTACGAAACTGTTGTTTACTTTAAAGAAATTGCTCAAAGTACTTCTTTACCAATTATGATTTACAATAATCCTGTAGATTATAAAATTGAGGTAACACTTGATATGTTTGAAGAACTTTTAAAATTGGACAACATTCAGGCAGTAAAAGAATCAACCAGAGATATCAGCAATGTAACAAGAATCAGAAATCGTTTTGGCGATAGATTAAAAGTACTTTGTGGTGTAGATACTCTTGCACTTGAAAGTTTAGTGGCTGGAGCCGATGGTTGGGTTGCAGGTCTTGTAGTAGCATATCCTGCCGAAACTGTTGCAATTTACAAATTGGTAAAAGCTGGAAAAGTAGACGAAGCAGTAGCAATTTACAGATGGTTTATGCCATTATTAGAATTGGATATTTCTCCACAATTAGTCCAAAATATTAAACTTGCCGAAGTAGCAACAGGACTTGGAACAGAAAATGTAAGAGCACCAAGACTTCCGCTACAAGGAAAAGAAAGAGAACGCGTTTTGTCGATCATTGATTTTGCAATGAAAAACAGACCAGTATTGCCAGCCTATAAAACTATTTAA
- a CDS encoding amino acid permease, whose translation MKDQNQEEFKKELGLLDGTMLVVGSMIGSGIFIVSADIARQVGSTGWLILIWLFSGLITMIAAVSYGELSAMFPNAGGQYVYLKEAYNKLIAFLYGWSFFAVIQTGTIAAVGVAFSKFAAYLIPAVSDENILYEIGNFKLNVAQIVSIVTIIFLTYLNTRGVKNSKILQTILTIIKILSISGLIIFGFTLAAKASIWNANWTDAWTPRSFNTETGSWLPINATALISGISAAMVGTLFSSDSWTGVTFIAGEIKNPKRNVGLSMFLGTLIVTIIYVLTNLMYVAVIPLTEIATAKSDRVAVVASDYIFGDIGTLIIALMIMISTFACNNGLIMAGARVYYTMANDGLFFKKAANLNNASVPAWALWAQCIWASVLCLTGKYGDLLDFVIIIVLIFYILTIYGIMRLRKKMPDAVRPYKAIGYPFLPIFYIIIASAVCVSLLFTKFSTCGWGVLIMLIGIPVYYLIKEKSPN comes from the coding sequence ATGAAAGACCAAAATCAAGAAGAATTTAAAAAAGAATTAGGACTTCTCGACGGAACTATGCTAGTAGTAGGTTCTATGATAGGATCCGGAATATTTATTGTAAGTGCCGATATTGCCAGACAAGTAGGTTCAACTGGATGGCTTATTTTAATTTGGCTATTTTCAGGATTAATTACTATGATTGCGGCGGTAAGTTATGGAGAATTAAGCGCCATGTTTCCCAATGCTGGCGGACAATATGTGTATTTAAAAGAAGCATATAATAAATTAATTGCCTTTTTGTACGGCTGGAGTTTTTTTGCTGTAATCCAAACCGGAACTATTGCGGCGGTTGGAGTGGCGTTTTCAAAATTTGCAGCCTATTTAATTCCTGCTGTCAGCGACGAAAATATCTTATACGAAATAGGAAATTTCAAACTCAATGTCGCTCAGATTGTTTCTATTGTAACGATTATTTTTCTAACGTATTTGAATACTCGCGGTGTAAAAAACAGCAAGATTCTACAAACCATTTTAACGATTATAAAAATACTTTCTATTTCAGGATTAATCATCTTCGGATTTACTTTGGCAGCAAAAGCCTCAATTTGGAATGCCAATTGGACAGATGCCTGGACACCGCGCTCTTTTAATACAGAAACTGGTTCATGGCTCCCAATTAATGCTACGGCTTTGATTTCGGGGATTTCAGCGGCTATGGTTGGAACTTTATTTTCCAGCGATTCCTGGACAGGAGTTACTTTTATTGCAGGAGAGATAAAAAATCCAAAGCGAAATGTTGGATTAAGCATGTTTCTGGGAACCTTAATCGTAACAATCATTTATGTTTTAACGAATTTAATGTACGTGGCAGTTATTCCGTTAACCGAAATTGCAACAGCAAAATCGGATAGAGTAGCGGTGGTTGCTTCAGATTATATTTTTGGAGATATTGGAACGTTAATTATTGCGCTTATGATTATGATTTCGACATTTGCCTGCAATAATGGCTTAATTATGGCGGGAGCCAGAGTTTATTATACGATGGCAAATGACGGTTTATTCTTTAAAAAAGCAGCTAATTTAAATAATGCAAGTGTTCCTGCGTGGGCACTTTGGGCGCAATGTATTTGGGCTTCTGTATTATGTCTTACCGGAAAATACGGTGATTTATTGGACTTTGTAATCATCATTGTTTTGATTTTTTATATCCTTACGATCTACGGAATTATGCGTTTGCGTAAAAAAATGCCAGATGCTGTTCGTCCGTATAAAGCAATTGGATATCCTTTTTTACCGATTTTTTATATCATAATTGCTTCGGCTGTTTGTGTTTCGTTATTGTTTACGAAATTTTCAACTTGCGGTTGGGGAGTTTTAATTATGTTAATCGGAATACCTGTTTATTATCTGATAAAGGAAAAAAGCCCAAACTAA
- a CDS encoding AraC family transcriptional regulator: MKILPFKIPKTEREALIYQEDIERVFYDQLHQHEEIQISYIAKGSGTLIVGDSINDYKEDDILVIGENVPHVFRSNVEASPESVMLTLFFTKTSFGKDFFSLNDMSSVDDFFKESEYGMKILSNHKKITHHFNKLKKQNKIQRIASFLKIINIIISSEKTPLSSFVYKKKYTDDEGRRMSAVFEYAIELYHQNITLDEVAEKANMSKNAFCRYFKKRTNKTFFQFLIEIRIENACKLLHNKKDLSIASVSELCGFQDIANFNRKFKELKGISPSHYRAQF, encoded by the coding sequence TTGAAAATTCTACCTTTTAAAATACCTAAAACCGAAAGAGAAGCTCTAATTTATCAGGAAGATATTGAGCGTGTTTTCTACGATCAATTGCATCAGCATGAAGAAATTCAGATAAGCTATATTGCAAAAGGTTCGGGAACTTTAATCGTGGGAGATTCGATAAACGATTATAAAGAGGACGATATCTTAGTAATTGGTGAGAATGTTCCTCATGTTTTTAGAAGTAATGTCGAGGCAAGTCCGGAATCTGTAATGCTGACTTTGTTTTTTACTAAAACTTCTTTTGGTAAAGATTTTTTTAGTCTGAATGATATGAGTTCTGTTGATGATTTTTTTAAAGAATCGGAGTATGGTATGAAAATACTTTCGAATCATAAGAAAATTACGCATCATTTTAATAAACTAAAAAAACAGAATAAAATACAACGCATTGCTTCTTTCCTGAAAATTATAAATATTATTATTTCTTCAGAGAAAACGCCTCTTTCTTCTTTTGTTTACAAAAAGAAATATACGGATGATGAAGGTCGCCGAATGAGTGCTGTTTTTGAATATGCCATCGAATTATATCATCAGAATATTACTCTTGATGAAGTTGCAGAAAAGGCAAATATGAGTAAAAATGCTTTTTGCCGTTATTTTAAAAAACGTACTAATAAAACTTTTTTTCAGTTTTTGATTGAAATCAGAATTGAAAATGCGTGTAAATTACTTCACAATAAAAAAGATCTTTCGATTGCTTCTGTATCTGAGCTTTGTGGTTTTCAGGATATTGCCAATTTCAATAGAAAATTTAAGGAATTGAAAGGGATTTCGCCTTCGCATTATCGTGCTCAGTTTTAA